A single genomic interval of Mucilaginibacter robiniae harbors:
- a CDS encoding RluA family pseudouridine synthase, whose protein sequence is MRNNTLNRITYFSDKSVNDIPLPERFTFPFYYEPHPLTKIAAAELQDYLESQTDLDHNFGLVSNQEGIVIGKMFGVLVVQDMKGKLGYLTAFSGKLAGSNDHPRFVPPVFDMLVENSFFLKEQEVISAINTQLEKIEADENYRRLKLDFEQLSVQSLKEISAFKKQLKSNKNNRKKLREEQKNNMGHSEYAQFEAYLIKHSLHDKHQLNVLTNQWAQLLEETQVQLVQVEASIEALKDERKQRSAALQKQLFEQYVFLNKEGKSKSLQEIFSVTAFGKPPAGAGECATPKLLQFAFANGYKPLAMAEFWWGESPKSEIRKHKQFYPACTGKCKPILGHMLEGMLVDENPFLQNPAENCRLEVVYEDECLVLVNKPAGLRSVPGIDIQDSVYIRLKYAWKNIEPLIIHRLDMGTSGLLIVAKTPEVHKHIQRQFLQRTVSKRYTALLSKILDQEEGEVKLPLRTDLYNRPRQLVCFEHGKNSITKWKVVERNEGIIKIHFWPLTGRTHQLRMHSAHELGLNAPIVGDDLYGTPSERLYLHAAQIEFVHPKTKERISFEVVENF, encoded by the coding sequence TTGCGCAACAATACTCTAAATAGAATTACTTATTTTTCGGATAAATCGGTAAATGATATTCCCTTACCTGAGCGCTTTACTTTTCCTTTTTATTACGAACCGCATCCGTTAACAAAGATAGCTGCTGCCGAACTACAAGATTATCTGGAAAGCCAAACTGATCTTGATCATAACTTCGGCCTTGTCAGCAATCAGGAAGGAATAGTTATCGGGAAGATGTTCGGTGTTTTGGTGGTGCAGGACATGAAAGGAAAATTAGGTTATCTAACAGCTTTCTCGGGCAAGCTGGCTGGCTCAAATGATCATCCTAGGTTTGTTCCGCCAGTGTTTGATATGCTGGTTGAAAATAGCTTTTTCCTTAAAGAGCAAGAGGTCATCAGTGCCATCAACACGCAGTTAGAAAAGATAGAGGCAGACGAAAACTACAGGCGTCTTAAGCTTGATTTTGAACAACTTTCGGTTCAATCCTTAAAGGAAATATCAGCTTTTAAAAAACAATTAAAAAGTAATAAAAACAACCGAAAGAAGCTCCGTGAAGAGCAGAAGAATAACATGGGGCACTCTGAATATGCTCAGTTTGAGGCCTATCTGATTAAACATAGTTTGCACGATAAACACCAGCTTAATGTTTTAACTAACCAGTGGGCTCAACTTTTAGAAGAAACGCAAGTACAATTAGTGCAAGTTGAAGCCAGCATAGAAGCATTAAAGGATGAGCGAAAACAAAGATCTGCCGCATTACAGAAGCAACTTTTTGAGCAATATGTATTTTTAAATAAAGAAGGTAAAAGCAAAAGTTTACAAGAAATTTTTAGTGTAACCGCTTTTGGTAAACCCCCAGCAGGGGCGGGCGAATGTGCAACGCCCAAGCTGTTGCAATTTGCATTTGCTAATGGGTATAAGCCGCTGGCTATGGCCGAATTTTGGTGGGGAGAGTCACCTAAATCTGAGATCAGGAAGCATAAACAATTTTACCCGGCCTGTACCGGTAAATGCAAACCTATTTTGGGGCATATGCTGGAAGGTATGCTTGTGGATGAAAATCCATTTTTACAAAATCCGGCAGAAAACTGCAGGTTGGAAGTTGTTTATGAAGATGAATGTTTAGTGTTAGTCAACAAACCTGCTGGTTTACGTTCTGTTCCGGGTATTGATATTCAAGATTCGGTATATATCAGGCTGAAATATGCATGGAAAAATATTGAGCCGCTTATTATTCATCGGCTGGATATGGGTACTTCAGGATTGTTAATAGTAGCTAAAACCCCGGAAGTACACAAGCATATTCAAAGGCAGTTTCTGCAACGTACCGTAAGTAAACGTTACACCGCACTACTTTCTAAAATATTAGATCAGGAAGAAGGAGAAGTTAAGCTTCCTTTACGGACTGATTTATATAACCGTCCACGACAACTGGTTTGTTTTGAACACGGAAAAAATAGTATCACGAAGTGGAAAGTAGTTGAAAGGAATGAAGGTATAATCAAAATTCACTTTTGGCCACTTACAGGCAGAACACATCAGTTGCGTATGCACTCGGCACATGAGCTAGGACTTAATGCACCAATTGTTGGAGATGATCTTTATGGTACGCCTTCTGAGCGGTTGTACCTGCATGCTGCCCAGATTGAATTTGTGCACCCCAAAACCAAAGAAAGAATCAGCTTTGAAGTCGTGGAAAACTTTTAA
- a CDS encoding bifunctional YncE family protein/alkaline phosphatase family protein, protein MKVYRISIILIGLIINCHVFAQLPGKQKQTGQVLLPNGWKLSPAGRSLPLGDLPLNLQLSPSGKLLAVTNNGQSTQSIQLIDPQHEKVLDEKEIGKAWYGLAFSHDEKHLYASGGNDNCILDYDLRNNKLKNPDTISLGLPWPQNKICPTGIAITHDDSRLYTVTKEDSSIYIIDLPARKVLNKIQLPTIAYSCVLSPDEQTLYVSLWGGNQVIVLNTSSQEITSAVNVGSHPNELLLNKKGLLLYVANANDNSVSIINTATNKVIETLSTTLYPTVLTGSTTNGLALSANEKTLYIANADNNCLAVFDVSQVGNSKSQGFIPVGWYPTNVKVLGNKIMVSNGKGMSSLPNPEGPQPISKADNSGYQTGSTANNRLQYIAGLFKGSLSFIDAPNADQLKDYTKQVYANTPFNDRKAAQAEGEAGNPIPRRQGEKSPIKHVFYIIKENRTYDQVLGDMKKGNGDKSLCLFGDEVTPNHHAIANEFVLMDNFYVNAEVSADGHNWSMAAYATDVVEKTWPTSYGKRGGTTDFEGGRKATYPRDGFIWDYCKRAGVTYRSYGEFADYGKAHLKSLQGHVCAQSPGFDLDIKDQVRVDAWQHDFDSLVNVNAVPQFSTLRISNDHTSGQRKGKYTPTAAVADNDLAIGRILEHLAQSPVWKETVVFILEDDAQNGPDHIDAHRSPVFVAGPYVKRNAVVHSMYSTSGVLRTIELILGLPPMSQYDAAALPLYECFTSKADYTPYKCKPARIDLDFRNVAVNKSSKRSELFNFNKEDAAPDLDLNEVIWKSVKGESSVMPAPKRSAFVLLEKKKKDDDD, encoded by the coding sequence ATGAAAGTTTACAGAATATCTATTATCCTAATAGGGCTTATTATTAACTGCCATGTGTTTGCACAGCTACCTGGTAAGCAAAAGCAAACCGGGCAGGTACTGCTACCCAATGGCTGGAAGCTTAGCCCGGCTGGAAGGTCGTTGCCTTTAGGCGATTTGCCATTGAACTTGCAGCTAAGTCCATCGGGCAAGTTGCTAGCTGTTACCAACAATGGGCAGAGCACGCAATCCATTCAGCTAATTGATCCGCAACATGAAAAAGTACTGGATGAAAAAGAAATTGGCAAAGCGTGGTATGGTTTAGCCTTTAGCCATGATGAAAAGCACTTATATGCCTCTGGGGGCAATGATAACTGCATTTTAGATTATGATTTAAGAAATAATAAGCTCAAAAATCCTGATACTATAAGCTTAGGGTTGCCCTGGCCTCAAAACAAAATATGTCCAACCGGTATAGCTATCACTCATGATGATAGCCGTTTGTACACGGTTACTAAAGAGGATAGTAGCATTTATATTATTGACCTGCCAGCACGTAAAGTTCTGAATAAAATTCAGTTGCCTACTATAGCTTACAGCTGTGTTTTGTCTCCTGATGAGCAAACTTTATATGTATCGTTATGGGGAGGTAATCAGGTAATCGTATTGAATACTTCATCACAAGAGATTACTTCTGCGGTTAATGTAGGGAGCCATCCTAACGAACTGTTGTTGAACAAAAAAGGTTTGTTGTTATACGTAGCTAATGCAAATGACAATTCGGTTTCTATTATCAATACAGCTACGAATAAGGTGATCGAAACTTTGTCAACCACTTTGTATCCTACAGTACTTACCGGCTCAACCACAAACGGGCTAGCGCTGTCAGCTAATGAAAAAACACTTTATATTGCCAATGCCGATAATAATTGCTTGGCTGTTTTTGATGTATCACAAGTTGGCAACAGTAAAAGTCAGGGTTTTATTCCCGTAGGATGGTATCCAACCAACGTGAAGGTATTAGGTAATAAAATTATGGTTAGTAATGGAAAAGGAATGTCTTCGTTACCTAATCCTGAAGGACCACAACCTATATCGAAAGCCGATAATAGTGGCTACCAGACAGGCAGTACAGCCAACAACCGTTTGCAATATATTGCTGGTTTGTTTAAAGGGTCGTTATCCTTTATTGATGCGCCTAACGCCGATCAGTTGAAAGACTACACGAAACAGGTTTATGCCAATACCCCATTTAATGACCGGAAAGCTGCCCAGGCAGAAGGCGAGGCGGGTAATCCCATACCCCGTCGGCAGGGGGAGAAATCACCCATCAAGCATGTGTTTTACATTATCAAAGAAAATCGTACTTACGATCAGGTGCTTGGAGATATGAAAAAAGGCAATGGCGATAAATCCTTATGCTTGTTTGGCGATGAAGTAACACCAAATCATCATGCTATAGCAAATGAGTTTGTGCTGATGGATAACTTTTATGTAAATGCTGAAGTAAGTGCCGACGGGCATAACTGGAGCATGGCCGCCTACGCTACGGATGTGGTAGAGAAAACTTGGCCTACCAGTTATGGCAAGCGTGGTGGTACAACTGACTTTGAAGGAGGCCGTAAGGCTACCTACCCGCGAGATGGATTTATTTGGGATTACTGTAAGCGGGCTGGTGTAACTTACCGTAGCTATGGTGAGTTTGCTGATTATGGTAAAGCCCATTTAAAATCACTGCAAGGCCATGTATGTGCCCAATCGCCGGGCTTTGATCTGGATATCAAAGATCAGGTGAGGGTAGATGCCTGGCAGCATGATTTTGATTCGTTGGTGAATGTTAATGCTGTTCCGCAGTTCAGCACCTTACGTATCTCTAACGATCATACCAGCGGACAAAGAAAAGGTAAGTACACCCCAACTGCTGCAGTAGCTGATAATGATTTGGCTATCGGGCGTATTCTGGAACACTTGGCGCAGAGCCCTGTATGGAAAGAAACAGTGGTGTTCATTTTAGAAGATGATGCGCAGAATGGTCCCGATCATATAGATGCTCACCGTTCGCCGGTATTTGTAGCAGGCCCTTATGTAAAGCGCAATGCCGTAGTACATAGCATGTACTCTACATCAGGCGTACTCAGAACCATTGAGTTGATACTGGGTTTGCCCCCTATGAGCCAGTATGATGCTGCAGCACTACCACTATATGAGTGCTTTACCAGCAAAGCCGATTATACGCCGTACAAATGCAAGCCAGCGCGAATAGATTTGGATTTCCGCAACGTGGCTGTTAACAAAAGTAGTAAGCGTTCAGAATTGTTTAATTTCAATAAAGAGGATGCAGCGCCTGATTTAGATTTAAATGAGGTGATCTGGAAATCGGTTAAGGGCGAAAGTTCAGTAATGCCAGCTCCTAAGCGCAGTGCATTTGTGTTATTGGAAAAGAAGAAAAAAGATGATGACGATTAA
- a CDS encoding SusD/RagB family nutrient-binding outer membrane lipoprotein — translation MSSCKKNFQEINTNPNTSDHALPQALLAPAITNVVSANMSRSRTITNELMQVTIDQGDTEGKIFRYDILPSQADYLWNSWYLQLPNFNDVYTGGVATLSPTYQGIALICQAWVFSMLTDTYGDVPYFNASQAKDGNFTPAFDKQKDIYTDIFNKLEQANKLLTGSANVLSSSDPIYQGNAANWRKFGNSLYLRLLLRVSAKAEMNAPAKIKQMVDTSPSTYPIMTSNAESAILKWTGTAPYVSPFATLRNADWYTPKLTSFFVDNLNDWSDPRIGKWATQYQGDYAGIPSGYPVGQAPEGKSTLPTSLQPEALLGNILNYPELQFALAEAAAKGWITSKSAQSYYETGATNAITLWGYTPPTGYLGFQLIKWNDSYSLEQKMELIHLQKYYTLFFTDLESWFEYRRTGHPYLPKGAGLRNNGIMPARLNYPVYIQSTNAVNYNAAVALQGPDVISTQVWWQKP, via the coding sequence ATGAGCTCGTGCAAAAAAAATTTTCAGGAAATCAACACTAATCCTAACACCAGCGATCATGCCTTGCCACAGGCGTTATTGGCTCCGGCTATTACGAACGTAGTGTCGGCTAATATGAGCCGTAGCCGTACCATTACTAATGAACTTATGCAGGTAACCATTGATCAGGGTGATACCGAAGGTAAAATATTCAGGTATGATATTTTGCCTTCACAAGCCGACTATTTATGGAACAGCTGGTATTTGCAACTACCTAATTTCAATGATGTGTACACTGGCGGAGTGGCTACCTTAAGTCCAACTTATCAGGGTATCGCACTTATTTGCCAGGCTTGGGTGTTTTCCATGTTAACAGACACTTACGGCGATGTGCCTTACTTCAATGCCAGCCAGGCCAAAGATGGCAACTTCACACCTGCGTTTGATAAGCAGAAAGATATTTATACCGATATTTTCAACAAACTGGAGCAAGCCAACAAATTATTAACCGGCAGTGCTAATGTACTATCCTCAAGTGACCCGATTTACCAGGGTAATGCAGCTAACTGGCGCAAGTTTGGAAATTCATTATATCTGCGCTTGCTACTTCGTGTATCAGCAAAAGCGGAGATGAATGCCCCGGCTAAAATCAAACAAATGGTGGATACTAGCCCGTCTACTTATCCGATCATGACCAGTAATGCTGAATCAGCTATATTAAAATGGACAGGTACAGCTCCTTATGTATCTCCTTTTGCTACCCTACGTAATGCCGACTGGTACACGCCTAAGTTAACCAGCTTTTTTGTGGATAATTTGAATGACTGGAGCGATCCGCGCATTGGTAAGTGGGCTACCCAATATCAGGGCGATTATGCAGGTATTCCAAGCGGATATCCGGTAGGGCAGGCACCCGAAGGCAAATCAACCCTGCCTACTTCATTGCAGCCTGAAGCTTTGTTAGGTAATATCTTAAATTATCCCGAGTTGCAATTTGCTCTGGCCGAAGCAGCCGCTAAAGGCTGGATTACTTCTAAATCGGCACAAAGCTACTACGAAACAGGAGCCACTAATGCCATTACCTTGTGGGGCTATACGCCACCTACCGGATACCTGGGCTTTCAGCTGATTAAGTGGAACGATAGTTATTCTTTAGAACAGAAAATGGAACTTATTCACCTGCAAAAATACTACACACTGTTTTTTACGGATCTGGAATCTTGGTTTGAGTATCGCCGTACCGGACACCCTTATTTACCTAAGGGAGCAGGTTTAAGGAACAATGGTATAATGCCGGCTCGTTTAAATTACCCAGTTTACATACAATCAACCAATGCGGTAAACTACAACGCCGCTGTAGCCTTGCAAGGACCAGATGTAATCAGCACACAGGTATGGTGGCAAAAACCATAA
- a CDS encoding NAD(P)H-dependent flavin oxidoreductase has translation MENLKRLLNISYPIVQAPMLGVTTPAMVAAVANTGALGSLPVGGLSPERTLELIKTTKSLTRHSFAVNLFAHPPAETVNKEELDLMQNFLAELCQEYSIPFERKDVDSFQFYYYEDLFQVLLDEDIKVVSFTFGQLNSDTITAFKNKGTILIGTATSVAEAQQLMQDGIDIITVQGLEAGGHRGTFLINEPVPQVGLLSLLPQVADQVSLPLLAAGGIYDARTIKAAFTLGASGVQVGSLFITADESAASETYKKAVLQSQETSTILTQAFSGRWARGIHNEFMRRMEAKGLSIPYYTFQNQLIGPIRTYAQQHQLKDMIAMWAGQSAGRASRGTTEQIITRLINELSAEYKSA, from the coding sequence ATGGAAAATTTAAAACGTTTGCTCAATATCAGCTACCCAATTGTACAGGCTCCTATGCTGGGGGTTACCACACCTGCTATGGTGGCGGCTGTTGCTAATACTGGCGCGTTGGGTTCATTACCCGTAGGCGGGTTATCACCCGAACGTACATTGGAACTTATTAAAACTACCAAATCTTTAACCAGACATTCCTTTGCTGTTAACCTATTTGCTCATCCTCCTGCCGAAACTGTAAATAAAGAAGAGCTGGACCTTATGCAAAACTTTCTTGCCGAGCTGTGCCAAGAATATAGCATTCCGTTTGAGCGGAAAGATGTAGACAGCTTTCAGTTTTACTACTATGAGGATTTGTTTCAAGTATTGCTTGATGAAGATATCAAGGTAGTAAGTTTTACATTCGGGCAGTTAAATAGCGATACTATAACTGCTTTTAAAAACAAAGGCACCATCCTGATTGGTACGGCAACCAGCGTTGCAGAAGCACAACAACTGATGCAAGATGGCATTGATATTATTACCGTACAAGGTTTAGAAGCCGGTGGGCACCGGGGCACCTTCTTGATTAACGAACCTGTACCACAGGTAGGCTTATTATCGCTTTTACCCCAAGTAGCCGATCAAGTAAGCTTACCATTATTGGCGGCGGGCGGCATTTATGATGCACGAACTATAAAAGCTGCTTTTACACTGGGTGCATCGGGTGTACAGGTAGGTAGTTTGTTTATTACAGCCGATGAAAGTGCTGCCAGCGAAACCTATAAAAAGGCGGTGCTTCAATCTCAAGAGACTTCTACAATACTTACACAGGCTTTTTCTGGTCGATGGGCGCGGGGCATACACAATGAATTTATGCGACGAATGGAAGCAAAAGGGCTTTCTATTCCCTACTATACTTTCCAAAACCAACTGATAGGGCCCATCAGAACCTACGCACAACAACATCAATTAAAAGATATGATTGCCATGTGGGCAGGTCAATCTGCCGGAAGAGCCAGCCGGGGTACAACAGAGCAAATTATCACCAGGCTAATTAACGAGCTTTCCGCAGAATATAAATCAGCTTAA
- a CDS encoding DUF5689 domain-containing protein, producing MKTKIYPILLVLLLAVISACKKHDFAEGALSPIIAVSDMRSLYKGTDVTLTKENMQGAHQIVGIVISNPDSGNVPQGIVVLQNFRRQVIRGISIPLGDKAASYHSGDSLMIDVEGAVLKKVSGAMQLTGLTEANIHKISSANTVTVQAVSSYTIKSNPDSYENTLVQIKSATVSPAPKVGDTVAGERYLVNGADSVVLHTEAAASFAKAALPSSATFAGILLVNQDATGNAILQVWPRTGADITNKTVPIDPTDLGKAPVVITGYINDTKGADGNYEYFQFRATRTIDFSKTPMAVVTCTNAGTATPNAGDAPGAGWATGGGRTYKFNLTTGVVNKGDFFYVGGSNKKINGPNTTDISSAKWIRSIAYVTNDGDGFGSMSSGLLPNSGNAGGIAIFAGTSVTEASIPVDVVFFGGTGATTIYNATTNKGYRIPDNDHYHPVDPTTNGAQPFAYQGSNTYVIPHSTPADAGIFVKLGGAFDATTKNWTTARKYTFLTLSSTSALTDIETGSDVTTVK from the coding sequence ATGAAAACAAAAATATACCCAATCCTATTGGTGTTGCTACTGGCAGTAATTAGTGCGTGTAAAAAACATGATTTTGCCGAAGGTGCTTTAAGTCCAATTATAGCCGTAAGCGATATGCGTAGTTTGTACAAAGGCACCGATGTAACCTTAACAAAGGAAAACATGCAGGGGGCTCATCAAATTGTAGGCATCGTAATTTCTAACCCAGATTCAGGCAACGTACCGCAGGGTATTGTTGTGTTGCAAAACTTCAGAAGACAAGTAATACGTGGAATTTCTATTCCGTTGGGCGACAAAGCGGCTAGCTATCATTCTGGTGATTCGCTGATGATTGATGTGGAAGGTGCTGTATTAAAAAAAGTAAGTGGCGCTATGCAACTTACCGGCTTAACAGAAGCTAATATTCATAAAATATCATCGGCCAATACGGTTACTGTACAAGCGGTATCCAGCTATACTATTAAAAGTAATCCTGATTCTTATGAAAATACTTTGGTGCAAATCAAATCAGCAACAGTATCACCTGCACCTAAAGTTGGTGATACTGTTGCGGGTGAAAGATACCTGGTAAATGGTGCGGATAGTGTTGTGTTACATACCGAAGCTGCAGCAAGTTTTGCTAAGGCGGCTTTACCTAGCAGCGCTACCTTTGCTGGCATTTTGTTAGTTAATCAGGATGCAACAGGCAATGCTATTTTACAGGTGTGGCCACGTACGGGTGCCGATATCACCAACAAAACGGTACCGATTGATCCGACTGATTTGGGTAAAGCTCCGGTAGTTATTACCGGCTATATCAACGATACTAAAGGTGCCGATGGTAATTATGAGTACTTCCAGTTCAGAGCTACCCGCACCATTGATTTTTCAAAAACGCCCATGGCGGTAGTAACCTGTACTAATGCGGGCACGGCAACCCCTAACGCTGGCGATGCGCCTGGTGCCGGATGGGCAACCGGCGGTGGCCGAACTTACAAGTTTAATCTGACCACAGGTGTAGTAAACAAAGGCGACTTCTTTTATGTAGGCGGTAGCAACAAAAAAATTAACGGGCCTAATACAACAGATATTAGCTCAGCTAAGTGGATACGATCTATCGCTTACGTAACTAATGATGGTGACGGCTTTGGTAGCATGAGCTCCGGTTTATTGCCGAATAGTGGTAACGCTGGTGGTATTGCCATATTTGCCGGTACCAGTGTTACTGAAGCTTCGATACCAGTTGATGTGGTGTTTTTTGGTGGCACAGGAGCAACTACCATTTACAATGCTACAACCAATAAAGGTTATCGCATACCCGACAATGATCATTATCATCCGGTTGACCCAACTACTAATGGAGCACAGCCGTTCGCTTACCAGGGTTCCAATACCTATGTAATTCCACATAGTACGCCTGCAGATGCCGGTATCTTTGTAAAACTGGGTGGGGCCTTTGATGCCACTACAAAAAACTGGACTACAGCCAGAAAATATACTTTTTTAACCCTTTCATCTACATCAGCGTTGACTGATATTGAAACAGGGAGCGATGTGACTACTGTAAAATAA